One region of Syntrophobacter fumaroxidans MPOB genomic DNA includes:
- a CDS encoding sigma-54-dependent transcriptional regulator: MTGRLKVLVVDDEKIVRESLVEWFRKSGYEADSADGGRSALEMVAGKDYDLVFLDIKMPDVSGFEVLDRIKADCPYTLVVMITAYGSVETAVDAMKRGASDYLMKPFDPDELCCHLERLLQQKKIVDENAMLREHISSGMHCRELIGVSNCMQQLFALIEQVAQVDSPILLRGETGTGKEMVAKAIHAMSERRGGPFVPINCGAFAETLLESELFGHESRAFTGAGRAKKGRLEMASGGTLFLDEVGEIPLKMQIDLLRVLEEKAFTRVGGISEISVDFRLICATHKDLAMEIERGAFRQDFYYRLNVIEVEIPPLHARIDDIPVLAQCFLERIGKETNKPVVGIRQQGIEFLKSYPWPGNVRELENAIERAVVLAKERYLTRDDFAFLCRSPAQPFPQSLRENEKQHLERILSFCGWNISKAAAILEISRVTLHSKIRKFDIRPPAGQG, from the coding sequence ATGACAGGAAGACTGAAGGTACTTGTCGTCGACGATGAGAAGATTGTGCGCGAATCTCTCGTGGAATGGTTCAGGAAGTCGGGCTATGAAGCGGATTCGGCGGATGGGGGGCGAAGTGCCCTGGAGATGGTCGCCGGGAAGGACTACGATTTGGTATTCCTCGACATCAAGATGCCCGATGTGAGCGGCTTCGAAGTCCTCGACCGCATTAAGGCGGACTGCCCGTACACCCTGGTGGTGATGATCACGGCTTACGGGTCGGTGGAAACCGCGGTTGACGCCATGAAACGCGGAGCTTCCGATTATCTCATGAAGCCTTTCGACCCCGACGAATTGTGCTGTCATCTGGAAAGACTCCTGCAGCAGAAGAAAATCGTCGACGAAAACGCCATGCTGCGCGAACACATATCGAGCGGCATGCACTGCCGGGAGTTGATCGGCGTGTCGAATTGCATGCAGCAATTGTTTGCACTGATCGAACAGGTGGCACAAGTCGATTCCCCTATTCTGCTGCGGGGCGAAACCGGAACGGGAAAGGAAATGGTGGCAAAGGCCATCCATGCGATGAGCGAACGCCGGGGGGGGCCCTTTGTCCCGATAAACTGCGGGGCTTTCGCGGAGACGCTTCTTGAGAGCGAACTGTTCGGTCACGAAAGCCGTGCGTTCACCGGGGCCGGAAGAGCCAAGAAGGGACGTTTGGAGATGGCCTCCGGAGGGACCCTTTTTCTCGATGAGGTCGGAGAAATCCCGTTGAAAATGCAGATCGATCTTCTGCGTGTCCTTGAGGAAAAAGCCTTTACTCGTGTAGGGGGAATATCGGAAATCTCGGTTGACTTTCGCCTGATCTGCGCCACCCACAAGGACCTGGCAATGGAAATCGAGCGCGGCGCCTTCAGACAGGACTTCTATTACAGGCTCAACGTGATCGAAGTGGAAATCCCGCCCCTCCACGCCAGAATCGATGACATTCCCGTATTGGCGCAATGCTTCCTGGAGCGTATCGGCAAGGAAACCAACAAGCCGGTTGTCGGCATTCGGCAGCAGGGGATCGAATTTCTCAAGAGCTATCCGTGGCCGGGGAATGTTCGAGAGCTCGAAAACGCCATAGAACGTGCGGTGGTACTGGCAAAAGAGCGCTACCTGACCAGGGATGATTTCGCATTTCTTTGTCGGTCTCCCGCCCAGCCGTTCCCCCAATCCTTGAGAGAAAACGAGAAGCAGCACCTTGAACGTATCCTGAGCTTCTGTGGATGGAACATTTCCAAGGCTGCGGCAATCCTGGAAATCAGCAGGGTTACTCTGCACAGCAAGATAAGGAAATTCGACATTCGTCCTCCGGCAGGTCAGGGCTGA
- a CDS encoding PAS domain S-box protein: MDIMDEANLKTKVFDSLSVPTLILKPNKIIVDANARFLERFRVSKAQVVGKTCHDFFYHLREPCPHETCALARTLEDRQGHSAVKIVATGEGEEKWDNRVFSPIVDETGEVRYVVECIHDMTPVKTLERELSDAREFTQKIILSSTCAMIAADRKGRILMMNPAAEELTGYSLKEARGKVTAEDLYPPGEAKKVMKILRDERIGGKGKLNCTRISMVNARGEDVPVELSAAIIYEGDKEVGTMSVFNDLREKLQHEKQMEQMLLRIARAEKMASLGQLAAGVAHEINNPLTGIIFFSKLVLDTLEKDDPRRENLAAIFEDAKRCGKIVTNLLAYSRQANPGTEVLHIHTLLEHSLNLIRDRKAFMHIRVVKELSREMMLIRGDRDQLSQVIVNLVMNALDAMDRRGTLTLRTFRDKSAKKACLEVSDTGGGIPADKLSVIFDPFFTTKKPGKGTGLGLSTAQKIVTENGGNIRVKETGRSGTTFLVEFPLFVTADEDHAGRCEPS; this comes from the coding sequence ATGGACATCATGGACGAAGCCAATCTGAAAACAAAGGTTTTCGACTCGCTTTCCGTGCCCACCCTGATTTTGAAGCCAAACAAGATCATAGTGGATGCAAATGCGCGCTTCCTGGAAAGGTTCCGTGTCAGTAAAGCGCAAGTCGTCGGGAAAACGTGTCACGATTTCTTTTATCACCTGAGAGAGCCGTGTCCTCACGAAACCTGCGCTCTTGCCAGGACGTTGGAAGACCGCCAGGGACATTCCGCCGTCAAGATTGTCGCAACCGGTGAAGGTGAGGAAAAATGGGACAATCGTGTCTTCTCTCCCATCGTGGATGAAACCGGTGAGGTGAGGTACGTCGTGGAGTGCATTCATGACATGACGCCGGTCAAGACCTTGGAGCGGGAGCTCTCCGATGCGAGGGAATTCACGCAGAAGATCATCCTAAGCTCAACCTGTGCAATGATCGCCGCGGACCGGAAAGGCAGAATTCTAATGATGAACCCCGCCGCCGAAGAGCTCACCGGGTACTCTCTTAAGGAAGCCCGGGGAAAAGTCACGGCCGAGGATCTCTACCCTCCGGGGGAGGCGAAGAAGGTTATGAAAATCCTCAGAGATGAGCGAATCGGAGGCAAAGGCAAGCTCAATTGCACCAGGATCAGCATGGTCAATGCCAGGGGTGAAGATGTACCGGTGGAGCTGAGCGCCGCGATCATCTACGAGGGCGACAAGGAAGTGGGCACCATGTCCGTGTTCAACGACCTGAGAGAAAAGTTGCAGCACGAAAAACAAATGGAACAGATGCTTCTCCGTATTGCCCGGGCGGAGAAAATGGCCTCCCTGGGGCAACTCGCGGCAGGCGTGGCCCACGAGATCAACAATCCGCTGACCGGGATCATCTTCTTCTCCAAGCTCGTGCTGGACACCCTCGAAAAGGATGATCCCAGGCGTGAGAACCTCGCGGCAATCTTCGAAGACGCCAAACGATGCGGCAAGATCGTCACAAATCTGCTGGCCTACAGCAGGCAGGCAAATCCCGGTACCGAGGTCCTCCACATCCACACGCTCCTCGAGCACAGCCTCAATCTCATCAGGGATAGGAAAGCCTTCATGCACATTCGCGTCGTCAAGGAGCTCTCCAGGGAAATGATGTTGATCAGGGGCGACAGGGACCAGCTGAGTCAGGTGATCGTCAATCTTGTCATGAACGCCCTGGATGCCATGGACCGTAGAGGCACGCTCACTCTTCGCACCTTTCGGGATAAATCGGCGAAGAAGGCCTGCCTCGAGGTCTCCGACACAGGCGGCGGGATTCCGGCCGATAAGCTCTCCGTCATTTTCGATCCATTCTTCACCACCAAGAAACCGGGAAAGGGCACGGGGCTGGGACTGAGCACAGCCCAGAAGATCGTCACGGAAAATGGGGGCAACATCCGGGTGAAAGAAACGGGCCGCAGCGGAACCACCTTTTTGGTGGAATTTCCCCTTTTTGTGACCGCCGATGAAGATCATGCCGGCCGATGCGAGCCTTCGTGA
- a CDS encoding archaemetzincin yields the protein MEVSLEVIRRDFSEYGLQYRKQPSLFFTATHMLSRKPIRRNEPSAGLIAMGRVSAAELRVIAANIQAVMNLPVELLAPMAIPEEAFQPHRSQYDAGLILKRLAQLPFPHQRCVLTVTDVDLCTPILTYVFGEAEMGQKRAIVSGFRLTDGPDGFPAPADVYYERLVKIALHEIAHTLSLYHCEAPKCLMRFSPKVQDLDALDISFCRRCGFALHRTLRKRLG from the coding sequence GTGGAGGTGTCCCTGGAGGTCATTCGACGTGATTTCTCGGAATATGGCCTGCAATACCGCAAACAACCGAGCCTGTTTTTCACTGCAACCCACATGCTTTCACGAAAACCGATACGCAGAAACGAGCCCTCCGCCGGATTGATCGCCATGGGACGTGTTTCGGCTGCGGAACTCCGAGTCATAGCAGCCAACATCCAGGCCGTGATGAATCTTCCGGTTGAGCTGCTTGCGCCCATGGCGATCCCCGAAGAGGCCTTTCAACCCCATCGGAGTCAGTACGATGCGGGCCTGATCCTGAAGCGGCTCGCTCAATTGCCCTTTCCACATCAACGTTGCGTTCTCACGGTCACAGACGTGGATCTTTGCACGCCGATACTGACCTACGTGTTCGGGGAGGCGGAAATGGGACAAAAAAGAGCCATCGTATCCGGTTTCCGGCTAACGGATGGACCGGATGGGTTTCCCGCTCCGGCGGACGTCTACTATGAACGCCTGGTGAAGATCGCTTTGCACGAGATCGCGCATACTCTGTCCCTGTATCATTGTGAAGCGCCGAAGTGTCTCATGCGATTCAGCCCCAAAGTCCAGGACCTGGATGCGCTGGACATCTCCTTTTGCAGGCGGTGCGGTTTTGCCCTTCACCGCACGCTGAGGAAACGCCTTGGGTAA
- a CDS encoding efflux transporter outer membrane subunit has product MPSLANRIRSRSVITRLAPLLLPAVWFLLAGCMVGPDFHRPKSDPPGAYTGVTAGATREPSVTTGEPARLIDWWKAFDDPVLTSLIERAITANLDVRQAQARIRQARATRGVAASGLFPEIDAGASYNYSRGSPGTVSSSGGGTTAAGAAATPRELFQVGFDASWELDFFGGTRRNIEASDADLKAAVEDRRDVLVSMAAEVGTEYVTLRGLQAQLLIARKNLASQKHTAGITRKRWQAGFVSALDVANADAQASTTEAQIPILESSIRATIYSLGLLLAQPPAALLDELSDDGPIPPIPPEVPVGLPSDLIRRRPDIRRTEAQVHAATARIGVATADLFPKFALTGSMGLMSADLNTLANLSNRFWSLGPTVSWPIFTAGRIQCNIEVQNAVQEQTLLAYDKTILTALKDVETALTAYAKEQEHNRSLTEAVAHNRKAVDLSMRLYLVGKIDFLNVLNAQRSLYLTEEGLALSNRTLTTNLIALYKALGGGWERES; this is encoded by the coding sequence ATGCCATCTCTTGCGAATCGCATTCGGAGCCGGTCGGTGATCACGCGCTTGGCACCGCTGCTGTTGCCGGCGGTTTGGTTCCTGCTTGCGGGCTGCATGGTGGGGCCCGATTTTCACCGGCCCAAAAGCGATCCGCCCGGCGCGTACACGGGAGTGACCGCCGGCGCGACGCGTGAGCCGAGCGTCACGACCGGGGAGCCGGCGCGGCTGATCGACTGGTGGAAAGCGTTCGACGATCCGGTGCTCACCTCGCTCATCGAGCGGGCCATCACCGCGAACCTCGATGTTCGCCAGGCTCAGGCCCGCATCCGGCAGGCCAGGGCCACACGCGGCGTGGCGGCTTCCGGACTGTTTCCGGAAATCGATGCAGGCGCCTCCTACAATTACAGCCGCGGCAGTCCCGGAACCGTGTCTTCCTCCGGCGGAGGGACCACCGCCGCAGGTGCGGCCGCTACCCCGCGCGAATTGTTCCAGGTGGGGTTCGACGCCTCCTGGGAACTCGATTTCTTCGGCGGCACTCGACGAAATATCGAGGCATCCGACGCCGACCTCAAGGCCGCCGTGGAGGACCGCCGGGATGTGCTGGTGTCGATGGCGGCCGAGGTCGGGACCGAATACGTTACCCTTCGCGGGCTTCAGGCCCAGTTGCTCATCGCCCGGAAAAACCTCGCGTCGCAGAAGCACACCGCCGGCATCACCAGGAAGCGCTGGCAGGCGGGTTTCGTGAGCGCCCTGGACGTAGCCAACGCGGATGCGCAGGCGTCGACGACGGAAGCGCAGATCCCGATCCTCGAATCCTCGATACGGGCGACGATCTACAGCCTGGGCCTGCTGCTGGCGCAACCGCCCGCCGCCCTTCTCGACGAGCTTTCGGACGACGGGCCGATTCCGCCCATTCCGCCGGAGGTGCCCGTCGGGTTGCCCTCGGATCTCATCCGCAGGCGCCCCGACATCCGAAGAACCGAAGCCCAGGTCCATGCCGCCACGGCCCGCATCGGAGTCGCCACCGCCGACCTGTTCCCGAAATTCGCCCTCACCGGTTCGATGGGGCTCATGAGCGCGGACCTCAACACCCTGGCGAACCTGAGCAACCGTTTCTGGTCGCTCGGTCCCACCGTGTCGTGGCCGATTTTCACCGCCGGCCGGATCCAGTGCAATATCGAAGTGCAAAACGCCGTGCAGGAACAAACCTTGCTCGCCTACGACAAGACCATCCTCACCGCGCTCAAGGACGTGGAGACCGCCCTGACCGCCTACGCCAAGGAACAGGAGCACAACCGGTCCCTGACGGAGGCCGTGGCCCACAACCGAAAGGCCGTGGACTTGTCCATGCGGCTGTATCTCGTGGGAAAAATCGACTTCCTCAACGTTCTCAACGCCCAGCGGTCCCTCTACCTGACCGAGGAGGGACTGGCGCTGAGCAACCGTACGCTGACCACCAACCTGATCGCGCTCTACAAGGCCCTTGGCGGCGGATGGGAGCGTGAATCGTAG
- a CDS encoding glycine cleavage system protein H: MEPKSSGDRGVRIFSITENQCIWMKAGIVNYKLCQNAYDCTSCPFDKAMSRKVVEKPTALVSWQDIKRRKPFFERECRHMLTGRVQFKFCANNYQCKVCEFDQFLDEQDLATATSPVRTDKVSGFALASGYYYHEGHSWARIEHGGFVRLGIDDFALRLLGSPTGISLPKIGTRLKRGENGWSIRREEHYASVLSPMDGTVMATNQSASKQPGLSKKDPYGEGWLIVVDPQGGLRKQTKHLLFEKRAVAWLDAEAKKLEEMVMSVYGVPLAATGGEIVEDIFGNLSHLRWDDLVREFLRT, encoded by the coding sequence ATGGAACCCAAAAGCAGCGGCGACCGTGGAGTGCGTATTTTCTCAATCACGGAAAACCAGTGCATCTGGATGAAGGCCGGTATCGTCAATTATAAGCTGTGCCAGAATGCTTATGATTGCACGAGCTGTCCGTTTGACAAAGCCATGAGCAGGAAAGTGGTCGAGAAGCCGACCGCCCTGGTGAGCTGGCAGGACATCAAACGGCGAAAGCCCTTTTTCGAGAGAGAATGCCGTCACATGCTGACCGGCCGCGTCCAGTTCAAGTTCTGCGCAAACAATTACCAGTGCAAGGTCTGCGAATTCGATCAGTTCCTGGACGAGCAGGACCTGGCGACCGCAACATCTCCGGTCCGAACGGACAAGGTCTCGGGGTTCGCGCTGGCGAGCGGCTACTACTACCACGAGGGGCACAGTTGGGCGCGCATCGAACACGGGGGATTCGTGCGCCTGGGTATCGATGATTTTGCGCTGAGGCTGCTTGGGAGCCCGACCGGCATCAGCCTCCCGAAAATCGGTACACGCTTGAAACGGGGCGAGAACGGATGGTCCATCCGCAGGGAGGAGCATTACGCATCGGTGCTCTCGCCCATGGACGGCACCGTGATGGCGACCAATCAAAGTGCCTCGAAGCAGCCCGGACTCTCTAAAAAGGATCCCTACGGCGAGGGTTGGCTGATCGTGGTTGACCCACAAGGTGGCCTCAGGAAACAGACGAAGCACCTTCTGTTTGAAAAAAGGGCGGTCGCATGGCTCGATGCCGAAGCAAAGAAGCTGGAAGAGATGGTCATGTCGGTTTACGGAGTTCCTCTTGCCGCCACGGGCGGCGAGATCGTCGAGGACATTTTCGGCAACCTGTCCCATCTCCGGTGGGATGACCTCGTGCGCGAGTTCCTACGCACGTGA
- a CDS encoding UpxY family transcription antiterminator, protein MKSIECEPMADEADFLPASMRGPLFYPKLSGRSKAWFALYVQVKHEKDIIRRLEQKDVDCFLPLMECWSKRRDRRKRITVPLFPGYVFVYTVLDNYTNVDILKTPGAVNIVRNSEGPLPIPSYQIRNLRTILGASQSIELHPYLKEGECVRVVRGPLNGCVGILKRHSPKQGRLVVRVDCIQRSVSVELDVEDVEPAEPLREKRTLS, encoded by the coding sequence ATGAAAAGCATCGAGTGTGAACCTATGGCTGACGAGGCTGATTTCCTTCCCGCAAGCATGCGCGGTCCGTTGTTCTATCCGAAACTGAGCGGCCGCAGCAAAGCCTGGTTCGCACTTTACGTCCAGGTCAAACACGAAAAGGACATCATCCGAAGGCTTGAACAAAAGGACGTCGATTGTTTCCTGCCGTTGATGGAGTGCTGGAGCAAGCGTCGGGACAGGCGAAAGAGGATAACGGTGCCGCTTTTCCCAGGCTACGTGTTCGTGTACACCGTCCTCGACAACTACACCAACGTGGACATTCTGAAAACTCCCGGTGCAGTGAACATTGTGAGAAACTCCGAGGGGCCTTTGCCCATACCTTCATACCAAATTCGGAACCTGCGGACCATTCTGGGCGCCTCCCAATCCATCGAGCTGCATCCGTACCTCAAAGAAGGAGAGTGCGTCCGTGTCGTTCGGGGTCCTTTGAACGGCTGCGTGGGAATCCTGAAGAGGCATTCCCCGAAGCAGGGGAGACTGGTGGTGAGAGTGGATTGCATCCAACGGTCGGTGAGCGTCGAGCTTGACGTCGAGGATGTGGAACCGGCTGAGCCGCTCCGGGAAAAAAGGACTCTCTCCTGA
- a CDS encoding cysteine desulfurase family protein, translating into MNLKPIYLDYNATTPIDPAVARAMLPYIHEHFGNPSSRHAYGVTAWNAVQKARGQIAEMLHCAPEEIVFTSGGTESNNHAIKGIAFANRARGNHIITSVIEHPAVLEVCDYLESLGFRVTRLPVDRHGLVDPRRAEEAITPETILVTVMHANNEVGTIEPIAEIAAIARRHGVPMHTDAAQSIGKIPVRVDELGVDLLSVAGHKLYAPKGVGALYVRSGLTLEKFVHGAGHELNRRAGTENVIHIVGLGEACAMVHRNIESFGEHLRKMRDRLENGLRVRFSGLRINGHPSLRLPNTSSAGFRGLKADLVLSRLENVAASAGAACHSDGVVVSAVLNAMDIPPEYAAGTIRFSVGRATTAEEIDRAVEYIAAAVEASTS; encoded by the coding sequence ATGAATTTGAAGCCGATATACCTCGACTACAACGCCACGACACCCATCGATCCGGCAGTCGCCCGCGCCATGCTGCCGTACATCCACGAACATTTCGGCAACCCGTCGAGCCGGCACGCGTACGGGGTGACGGCCTGGAACGCGGTGCAGAAGGCGCGGGGGCAGATCGCCGAAATGCTCCATTGCGCCCCGGAAGAGATCGTCTTCACCAGCGGGGGCACCGAATCCAACAACCACGCCATAAAGGGCATCGCCTTCGCCAACCGCGCCAGGGGCAATCACATCATCACCTCGGTTATCGAGCACCCGGCCGTTCTCGAGGTGTGCGATTACCTGGAGTCGCTCGGTTTCCGGGTGACCCGCCTCCCGGTCGACCGTCACGGTCTCGTGGACCCGCGCCGGGCGGAAGAGGCCATCACGCCCGAGACGATCCTCGTCACCGTCATGCACGCCAACAACGAGGTGGGGACCATCGAACCCATCGCGGAGATCGCCGCCATCGCGCGTCGCCACGGCGTGCCCATGCACACCGATGCCGCCCAGTCCATCGGAAAGATACCGGTCCGGGTGGATGAGCTCGGGGTGGATCTTCTTTCCGTGGCCGGCCACAAGCTCTACGCGCCGAAAGGCGTCGGTGCGCTCTATGTCCGATCCGGGCTCACCCTCGAGAAATTCGTCCACGGGGCGGGCCACGAGCTGAACCGGCGCGCCGGAACGGAAAACGTGATCCATATCGTGGGCCTGGGGGAGGCCTGCGCCATGGTTCATCGGAACATCGAAAGCTTTGGGGAGCATCTGCGGAAGATGCGCGACAGGCTGGAAAACGGGCTCCGCGTCCGGTTTAGCGGCCTGAGAATCAACGGCCACCCCTCCTTGCGGCTGCCGAACACATCGAGCGCGGGCTTCAGGGGGCTCAAGGCCGATCTCGTGCTCTCGCGGCTCGAAAATGTTGCGGCCTCCGCGGGGGCCGCCTGCCACAGCGACGGCGTGGTGGTGTCCGCCGTCCTTAACGCGATGGACATACCGCCCGAATATGCCGCGGGGACGATCAGGTTTTCCGTGGGGCGGGCCACGACCGCCGAGGAGATCGATCGGGCGGTCGAATACATCGCCGCCGCGGTCGAAGCGTCGACTTCCTGA
- a CDS encoding adenylate/guanylate cyclase domain-containing protein: protein MEGRIIKPYTMPPTDTLKYWDSEFKLTKTVVSNNIEYDPRVRPWYVGAKQARGCYWTDLYILFRNKKPAITCSCPVIASDGRIGGVWAIDIELDEISTFLKSLKIGKSGIAFIINEKNEVVAYPEMSRFIREENGTVRPVRVEELGVESVSTAFREYAATGGRKLNFESGGVRYFASISDFPKSFPVTWKIALIVPERDFVAGAMEEMHRILLVCAAILAIAVILAAFIARGITRPIRLLAEETGRIKDLHLEDRGAITSYIKEIQLMSSAVSAMKKGLQAFRRYVPAELVRQLIKTGKEARIGGQKEELTVMFSDIKGFTTIAERTNPEDLIHQLSEYFDELTRILSDNRGTVDKYIGDGILAFWGAPIQDDEHAVNACRAGLACRDRIAELNRNWQSEGKSPFITRIGISTGETLVGNVGSSERMNYTVMGDNVNLASRLEGANKLYGTQVIVDRRTCESASDEFLFRLLGRAALRGRSGETTIYELVGKTTGNEAEANAALCTAFTRGVEAYLAREWDKAFAIFSDLSARLPEDAPTGFYLERCRQYRDDPPGEDSRGVEKLRS, encoded by the coding sequence ATGGAAGGTAGAATAATCAAGCCCTATACCATGCCTCCAACCGACACTCTCAAATACTGGGATTCCGAATTCAAACTGACGAAGACCGTGGTATCCAACAATATCGAATATGATCCAAGGGTGAGGCCTTGGTACGTTGGAGCTAAACAGGCAAGGGGATGTTACTGGACCGATCTGTACATCCTCTTCAGGAACAAGAAACCGGCGATCACGTGCTCCTGCCCCGTCATCGCTTCCGATGGGCGCATCGGGGGCGTGTGGGCGATCGATATCGAGCTCGATGAAATTTCCACTTTTCTCAAGAGCCTGAAAATCGGCAAGAGCGGAATCGCATTCATCATAAACGAGAAAAACGAAGTCGTGGCCTACCCGGAGATGTCCCGGTTCATCAGGGAGGAGAACGGGACGGTGCGGCCGGTTCGTGTCGAAGAACTGGGCGTTGAGTCCGTGAGTACGGCGTTTCGCGAATACGCGGCGACCGGCGGGCGGAAATTGAATTTTGAGAGTGGAGGCGTGCGGTACTTCGCCTCTATTTCGGATTTTCCGAAGTCCTTCCCCGTGACGTGGAAGATTGCACTGATCGTCCCCGAGAGAGATTTCGTGGCGGGTGCCATGGAGGAGATGCACCGGATTCTGCTGGTCTGCGCGGCGATCCTGGCGATTGCGGTAATCCTGGCGGCTTTCATCGCCCGGGGCATCACCCGTCCCATCAGGCTCCTGGCGGAAGAGACCGGAAGAATAAAAGATCTTCATCTTGAGGACAGAGGCGCGATAACCTCCTACATCAAAGAAATCCAGCTGATGAGCAGTGCCGTTTCCGCCATGAAAAAGGGGCTTCAAGCCTTCAGGAGGTATGTGCCCGCGGAGCTGGTGCGCCAGTTGATCAAGACGGGCAAGGAGGCGCGCATTGGCGGCCAGAAGGAAGAGCTCACCGTGATGTTCTCCGATATCAAGGGCTTCACCACTATCGCGGAGCGAACGAACCCGGAAGATCTCATTCATCAGCTGTCGGAGTACTTCGATGAGCTTACGAGAATCCTGAGCGACAACAGGGGCACGGTGGACAAATACATCGGGGACGGCATCCTGGCGTTCTGGGGAGCTCCCATCCAGGACGACGAGCACGCGGTCAATGCCTGCAGGGCGGGGCTTGCCTGTCGCGACAGGATCGCCGAGCTCAACAGGAATTGGCAAAGCGAAGGCAAGTCTCCCTTCATCACCAGGATCGGCATCAGCACCGGTGAAACGCTGGTCGGAAACGTGGGGTCGAGCGAACGGATGAACTACACCGTCATGGGCGACAACGTCAATCTGGCCAGCCGCCTCGAAGGGGCGAACAAGCTGTACGGCACTCAGGTCATCGTCGATCGCAGAACGTGCGAATCGGCCTCCGACGAATTTCTCTTCAGACTGCTGGGCAGGGCCGCGCTGAGAGGCAGGAGCGGGGAAACGACCATCTACGAGTTGGTGGGGAAAACAACCGGTAATGAAGCGGAGGCGAACGCCGCGCTCTGCACGGCGTTCACCAGGGGGGTCGAAGCCTACCTTGCAAGGGAATGGGACAAGGCTTTCGCCATTTTCAGCGATTTGTCGGCGCGCCTCCCCGAGGATGCCCCCACCGGTTTTTACCTCGAACGCTGCCGCCAATACAGGGATGATCCTCCGGGAGAGGACTCGCGGGGCGTGGAGAAACTGAGGTCTTGA
- a CDS encoding HNH endonuclease, whose translation MTRHPKKNDPVALLRQLKDLLSNFERELQSEDLRKKVLALVPANTALRSLGSSLIDRRFAVSARDRILFYLQKYPRTIISGNELMVIAAIGEWARRVRELRVQFGWAIVSGVTAKEIIREEELPFSDVDLSAMRPSEYILLDDQQDRDAAFRWNTANEIRRRKSSVRDKILEYLIKNVGKKITGEELRYVANNRTEWARRVRELRTELGWQVLTKMTGMPELPIGAYFLATTRQAPEHDRVIPDQVRRQVLQRDAHKCLRCGWSHERWNPSDPRHLEAHHVDPHGRGGENTPENLITLCNICHDAVHRK comes from the coding sequence ATGACCCGGCATCCGAAGAAAAATGACCCGGTTGCCTTGCTAAGGCAACTGAAAGATTTGCTGTCCAACTTTGAGCGTGAATTGCAGTCCGAAGACTTGCGCAAAAAGGTTCTGGCATTGGTCCCGGCAAATACTGCGCTACGGTCCCTTGGGTCCTCGCTTATTGACAGGCGGTTTGCAGTAAGTGCCCGAGATCGTATACTTTTCTATCTCCAAAAATATCCCCGCACCATCATCAGCGGCAATGAACTAATGGTTATCGCTGCGATAGGTGAATGGGCTCGGCGTGTTCGTGAATTGCGCGTTCAGTTCGGATGGGCCATTGTCAGTGGGGTGACGGCAAAGGAAATAATCCGGGAGGAGGAACTTCCTTTCTCGGATGTTGATTTGTCGGCAATGAGGCCCAGCGAGTATATCCTGCTGGACGACCAACAAGATAGGGATGCCGCTTTCCGATGGAACACAGCCAATGAGATACGGCGACGGAAGTCGTCGGTCAGGGACAAGATTCTGGAATACCTGATCAAGAACGTCGGCAAAAAGATTACGGGAGAGGAACTGCGTTATGTGGCAAACAACCGTACCGAGTGGGCGCGCAGAGTCCGAGAACTACGCACCGAATTGGGCTGGCAAGTACTGACCAAAATGACAGGTATGCCCGAATTGCCTATTGGCGCGTATTTCCTGGCAACCACAAGGCAGGCCCCCGAACACGACCGGGTAATTCCCGACCAAGTGCGCCGCCAAGTCCTTCAAAGGGATGCACACAAGTGCCTGCGCTGCGGGTGGAGTCATGAGAGATGGAATCCTTCCGACCCGAGGCATCTGGAAGCTCATCATGTCGATCCCCATGGGAGGGGAGGGGAGAATACACCGGAAAACCTCATCACCCTCTGCAATATCTGTCATGATGCGGTCCACAGAAAATGA
- a CDS encoding very short patch repair endonuclease codes for MADVFSEKQRSWIMSRIHGTNTKPELEVRRRLHSMGFRFRLHCSKLPGKPDIVLPKHKKAIFVHGCFWHGHQGCKRSKPPSSNVQFWTAKIAKTVERDRNNRKALVELGWQALTIWSCEIKNTEFLEKRLREFLDDPASEEK; via the coding sequence ATGGCCGACGTCTTCAGCGAGAAGCAGCGCAGCTGGATAATGTCCCGAATACACGGGACCAACACAAAACCCGAATTGGAAGTCAGGAGACGACTTCATTCAATGGGCTTCCGCTTCAGACTGCACTGTTCGAAGTTGCCGGGCAAGCCTGACATCGTTCTTCCAAAGCACAAGAAGGCGATCTTCGTTCACGGATGTTTCTGGCATGGTCATCAAGGCTGCAAAAGGTCGAAGCCGCCGTCCTCCAATGTGCAGTTCTGGACGGCGAAGATCGCAAAGACGGTCGAACGCGACCGCAACAACCGGAAAGCCCTCGTCGAGCTTGGTTGGCAGGCATTGACGATTTGGTCGTGCGAGATCAAGAACACAGAATTCCTTGAGAAAAGATTGAGGGAGTTCCTGGATGACCCGGCATCCGAAGAAAAATGA